CAATGAAGTTGTTCCATCGCTCAGCTGCCCTTTGGGGAAAATCCTTtccctgatatctaacctaaacctcccatAATTCAGCTTCCTATCATTTCCCCAAGTTCTGTCATTgatcacaggagtgaagaagtCAGACTCagccccatctcttcccctcgtGAGGATCCATAGACTGCAATGgggtctcccttcagccttcttttctcccagatgaacaatccaagtgaccacagctgctcctcataagtcatcccttccagacccttcaccatgcttgttgctctcctttggacactctccatcACCTTGTTGCCTTTGCTATACTGGGGTGCCcgaactgcacacagtactcacagtgaggctgtaccagtgcagagcaggacagtcacctgcctgggctggctggtgacactgtgcttgatgcactCCAGGACGAGGTTGGCcgtcctggctgccaggacacactgctggcacatctccagtttgccatcaaccaggacccccacgtccctctctgctctccagccactcattccccagtctgtacttgcCCCCAGGGTTGCCCCAgcccaggtgcagaattcagcacttgcccTTGTGGTTGGTGATTCAGCACTTGCTGAAGTTGTGGTTCAGCACTTGgccttcctctgcctgctgatTGCCCAGCTCTCTAACCTTCTGAGGTCTATCATCCACAAACTTCCTTCAGATTCCTTTCAGTCCTGCACCCACGTCACTgctgaagatgttgaagaggactgggccaaggatggagccctgcaggaccccactAGTGACCGGTCACCAGCCTGATGTGaccccattcactgtcactctttgtgCTCCACCTGTGAGCCACCTGCTCACCCATCACATAGCAGGGTTGTCCAGCTGTAtgatggacattttatccaggaggatgctatgagagacagtaccaaaagccttcctgaagcCCAGAAATATTAcaccctctgccttcccttgaTCAGGTAGGTGGGTTTCCCTGTCCTAAAAGATTTGACCCAGTAGGATCCCCAAGTcgttctctgcagggctgctctcaatcattCATCTCCCAGTCTTTACTGACAGTGGGGATTTCCTCCTCTCAGGTACAGGACCTTTCATGTGGCCTTGATGAAGAACATGAGGATTGCACAGACTCACTACTGaaatctgtccaggtccctctggttTTCATCCGTACCCTCAAGGGAATCACCTGTGACActgagcttggtgtcatctgcaaactttctgAGGAATCACTTGTCCCACAGTCCCTGTCACTAATGAAGACATTAATTAGTACTGGAGACATCCACTACTATTTAGAAGGTACCTTTAAGTCCAGAAGGGACATCATTATTGGTTTCCTTTGGACATTGAGCCATTGACCATAACTATCTGCATGAAGTCATCCAGTCATTTTCTTGTCCATCCAACTGGCCATCCATCAAACATATCTACATCTAATTCAACAATGAGAATTGTTTAGAGGATCATATCAAGTCTTGGTAGATGATGTCTGcacctctttccttttccactgcCGCAATTAGCAGAAGGCCTGGAGGTTGCTGAGGCCTATTTGGCCCTTTGTGAAGCTCTGTTCCCTTCCCCAGATCACCACTCTCTTTCCTAAATCACCataaaggtgattttaataTGGAAGGTGTGACTTAATAGGATCTAATGTAAAGGATTTCTCTACTAATATGCGAAAGGGACATATAGGGGTTAAAACTGGAGTAGCTGAGATGGAGATATGAGGCAGTGATTTATAGAGGACAGTGGAAATGGAGCCAGGATCAGGTTGGAGTGATTTGTTCAGGAATCAGGGAACACAATGAGGAGGCCAATCCTATTGAGTCACGAGGGCCAGTATGCACCCCCTTCCTTTCTAAACATCTCAGAGTGTGAGTGGACCTGAACCTAACACCCTAGGAAGTCtcagaaagagaacatcagTTAAAGAAATCACTTCCGAgtcctttatttctttaaaaaaaagaacatagaTATTATTTCAAAAATCTTTCAAGAAGGTTCTGGTTAACAGTGGAAATGAAGGTGCAAGAACTGGAAATTTAACAATGGGATTCCTTGTGCACAAAAAAGTATAAAGAGAACAGAATTAATAATCACCATCAAAAGCTTCCAGACCGCTGGCTGGGACTGTAATgagacacattaaaaattatgttagaTATATTATAAGtgatataaataagaaataggGAATTTTATTACTTATGAATCAATCCTGTCATCAGTTTACACAAAgcacccttgagctcctggttcctcatgctgtagatgagagggttcactgctggaggaaccaccgagtacagaacTGCCACGACCAGGTCcagagatggggaggagatggaggggggcttcaggtgGGCAAAGACGCCAGTGCTGACAAACAGGGAgaccacagccaggtgagggaggcacgtggaaaaggctttgtgccttccctgctcagaggggatcctcaacacagccctgaagatctccacataggacaccatgatgaaaacaaaacaaccaaatgATAAAGAGGCACTGACCACAATAAGCCCaatttccctgaggtaggagtgtgagcaggagagcttgaggatctgggggatttcacagaaaaactggtccagggcattgccctggcagaggggcagggaaaatgtattggctgtgtgcagcagagcagtgagaaacccagtgccccaggcagctgctgccatgtggacacaagctctgctgcccaggagggtcccgtagtgcaggggtttgcagatggccacgtagcggtcgtaggacatgatggtcaggagataaaactcCCCACCaatcaaaaagagaaagaaaaaggtctgtgcagcacatcctcTGTAGGAGATGTCCGTCTTGTCCCAGAGAGAATTGGCCAcggctttgggcagagtggtggagatggatcccaggtcgaggagggagaggttgaggaggaagaagtacatgggggtgtggaggtggtggtcacaggcgatggtggtgatgatgaggccgttgcccaggagggcagcaaggtagatgcccaggaagagccagaagtgcaagagctgcagctcccgctTGTCTGCAAAcgccaggaggaggaactgcctaatggagctgctgttggacatctgatGCTTTTAAAAGGCATAGGGAGCTGTTTtaagaggaaacaaaataattaaagagaaaattctctgaaaaataagacCCATTTCCCGTGCACCATCTGCATCCTTCACACACAAACCCTTTTCTAGGAATTCTTCCTTGAATcctgtgcctgcagccctgGTTGCTGATATTTCTCTTAGGAAGAGCAGTGACTC
The window above is part of the Calypte anna isolate BGI_N300 unplaced genomic scaffold, bCalAnn1_v1.p scaffold_183_arrow_ctg1, whole genome shotgun sequence genome. Proteins encoded here:
- the LOC115600254 gene encoding olfactory receptor 14A16-like, producing the protein MSNSSSIRQFLLLAFADKRELQLLHFWLFLGIYLAALLGNGLIITTIACDHHLHTPMYFFLLNLSLLDLGSISTTLPKAVANSLWDKTDISYRGCAAQTFFFLFLIGGEFYLLTIMSYDRYVAICKPLHYGTLLGSRACVHMAAAAWGTGFLTALLHTANTFSLPLCQGNALDQFFCEIPQILKLSCSHSYLREIGLIVVSASLSFGCFVFIMVSYVEIFRAVLRIPSEQGRHKAFSTCLPHLAVVSLFVSTGVFAHLKPPSISSPSLDLVVAVLYSVVPPAVNPLIYSMRNQELKGALCKLMTGLIHK